The following coding sequences lie in one Aspergillus puulaauensis MK2 DNA, chromosome 3, nearly complete sequence genomic window:
- a CDS encoding putative cell wall protein (COG:S;~EggNog:ENOG410Q2KH;~SECRETED:SignalP(1-17)) yields the protein MRSSLVLLAGLAGSALALPTASPELDARTFGLVEGLLDTVKDLLGGQTPAHILGGISSEAAAALGGSALGCKAGSIDLEYRKKLVSWLKNGEGASLEASLRKELLSWCEGDAQEIEVPHRAQLGFFLPQAVSIAAEKDLFVTLNGVFSLASETIGVLTATAQAALEAAIKLLGEIDWKVRSGLEFCAAGGVISDLDVEVINALKGWLNSSNCTLSTELKKTVLAWIQGHIGGDVIHIPSLPVGGVTAISLGHSLEALVEAGGALVSSAQASLTAFLQTDVGLEIDVEIKDLLLLSANGGLAVHIELAKRIELALWLSSSKCTLTTQLKGLLIYWLSQGVESASEVSLNVDTGLVGDLTGFLTGTIDSLVGTQLHGLISFILSGKGVLSISQEARAQLIALVSGGCGVEIEHTIQEIIIGWLTGCEKCTGGSGSSNTPSLPSSTSAIPASSTPSVPSGPTSTGGVPTGVEPTETPGASSTPCDTLTSESVISSTVSIPGETTPAVPTSSIPVVPSGPADSETPGASSTPCDTLTSETVVSSTVSVPGETPTGPADTPAGPTDVQPTESPSETSTPCDTLTSESVISSTISIPAETTPAGTTDSPVVPTSSAPVVPSGPADTETPGTSSTPCETLTSESVISSTISIPAETTPAGTTDSPVVPTSSAPVVPSGPADTETPGSSSTPCETLTSESVISSTVSVPEETPVPTNVQPTTDSPAGPGETAPGASSTPCETLTSESVVSSTVSVPEETPVPTNVQPTTDSPAAPGETSTPCETLTSESVVSSTVSVPDQTPAVPTNVQPTTDSPAGPGVTEAPTPSQSGSCASCGVATVTVTKTVGVASCPPNY from the coding sequence ATGCGTTCCAGCCTTGTTCTGCTCGCTGGTCTTGCCGGCTCGGCCCTCGCCCTTCCCACTGCTAGCCCTGAGCTCGACGCCCGTACCTTCGGCCTCGTTGAAGGCTTACTCGACACCGTTAAGGATCTTCTTGGCGGCCAAACCCCAGCACACATCCTTGGTGGCATCAGCTCCGAGGCTGCTGCGGCTCTTGGCGGTAGTGCTCTTGGTTGCAAGGCTGGCTCCATTGATCTCGAGTACCGCAAGAAGCTTGTTTCCTGGCTTAAGAACGGTGAAGGTGCTAGCCTCGAGGCTTCTCTTAGGAAGGAACTGCTGTCTTGGTGTGAGGGTGATGCCCAGGAGATCGAGGTCCCCCACCGAGCTCAACTCGGTTTCTTCCTTCCCCAGGCTGTCAGCATTGCTGCTGAGAAAGACCTCTTCGTGACCTTGAACGGTGTTTTCTCTCTGGCTTCGGAAACTATTGGTGTTCTCACCGCCACTGCTCAGGCTGCTCTCGAGGCCGCCATTAAGCTTCTTGGTGAGATTGACTGGAAGGTCAGGTCAGGTCTTGAGTTCTGTGCCGCCGGTGGTGTTATCAGCGACCTTGACGTTGAGGTCATCAACGCCCTGAAGGGCTGGTtgaacagcagcaactgCACCTTGTCCACTGAACTTAAGAAGACCGTCCTCGCCTGGATCCAGGGCCACATTGGTGGCGATGTTATTCATATTCCTTCCCTGcctgttggtggtgtcacCGCCATCTCCCTCGGTCACTCCCTCGAGGCCCTCGTTGAGGCTGGCGGTGCCCTAGTTAGCAGTGCTCAGGCTTCCCTCACTGCTTTCCTCCAGACTGACGTTGGCCTTGAAATCGATGTTGAGATCAaggaccttcttctcctcagtGCCAACGGAGGCCTCGCTGTCCACATTGAACTTGCTAAGCGTATTGAACTCGCCCTTTGGCTGTCAAGCTCCAAGTGCACCCTTACCACTCAGCTTAAGGGTCTCCTTATTTACTGGCTGTCCCAGGGCGTTGAATCCGCCTCTGAGGTCTCTCTCAACGTCGACACTGGCCTTGTTGGTGACCTCACCGGTTTCCTCACTGGCACTATCGACTCTCTAGTCGGCACCCAGCTCCACGGTCTTATCTCTTTCATCCTCTCTGGCAAGGGCGTTCTCTCAATCTCCCAGGAGGCTCGTGCTCAGCTGATCGCTCTTGTCAGTGGCGGCTGTGGTGTTGAGATCGAGCACACTATCCAGGAAATCATCATTGGATGGCTCACCGGCTGTGAAAAATGCACGGGCGGTTCTGGCTCCAGCAACACTCCTAGCCTTCCTTCCAGCACTTCCGCTATTCCTGCCAGCTCTACTCCTTCTGTTCCTTCTGGCCCTACCTCGACCGGCGGCGTCCCTACCGGTGTTGAGCCCACCGAGACACCTGGTGCCAGCTCGACCCCTTGTGACACTCTGACCAGCGAGAGcgtcatctcctccaccgtctCTATCCCTGGAGAGACAACCCCCGCTGTTCCTACTAGCAGTATTCCCGTTGTCCCCAGCGGCCCAGCAGACAGCGAGACCCCTGGCGCTAGCTCTACTCCTTGCGATACTCTTACCAGTGAGACCGTGGTCTCATCTACTGTCTCCGTGCCTGGAGAGACCCCCACCGGACCTGCTGACACCCCCGCTGGTCCTACGGATGTTCAGCCCACCGAGTCTCCTAGCGAGACCTCAACTCCTTGCGACACCCTGACCAGCGAGAGCGtgatctcctcgaccatctcTATCCCTGCAGAGACGACCCCAGCTGGTACTACCGACTCCCCTGTTGTTCCTACTAGCAGCGCTCCTGTTGTCCCCAGCGGCCCAGCAGACACCGAGACCCCTGGCACTAGCTCTACCCCATGCGAGACCCTCACCAGTGAGAGCGtgatctcctcgaccatctcTATCCCTGCAGAGACGACCCCAGCTGGTACTACCGACTCCCCTGTTGTTCCTACTAGCAGCGCTCCTGTTGTCCCCAGCGGCCCAGCAGACACCGAGACCCCTGGCTCTAGCTCTACCCCATGCGAGACCCTCACCAGCGAGAGCGTGATCTCCTCCACTGTCTCTGTCCCTGAGGAGACTCCTGTCCCTACCAATGTTCAGCCCACCACCGACTCTCCGGCCGGCCCTGGTGAGACTGCTCCTGGCGCTAGCTCTACTCCCTGTGAGACCCTCACCAGCGAGAGCGTGGTCTCCTCCACTGTATCTGTCCCTGAGGAAACTCCTGTCCCTACCAATGTTCAGCCGACTACCGACTCTCCGGCCGCTCCTGGCGAGACCTCGACCCCATGCGAGACCCTCACCAGCGAGAGCGTGGTTTCCTCCACCGTCTCTGTGCCTGACCAGACCCCCGCCGTCCCCACCAACGTCCAGCCTACCACCGACTCCCCCGCTGGCCCAGGTGTCACTGAGGCTCCTACCCCATCTCAGTCCGGCAGCTGCGCCTCTTGCGGCGTCGCTACGGTCACCGTCACCAAGACGGTTGGTGTTGCCTCTTGCCCTCCCAACTACTAA
- the MPS1 gene encoding serine/threonine/tyrosine protein kinase MPS1 (BUSCO:EOG092610LQ;~COG:D;~EggNog:ENOG410PHX5;~InterPro:IPR017441,IPR008271,IPR027084,IPR000719, IPR011009;~PFAM:PF07714,PF00069;~go_function: GO:0004672 - protein kinase activity [Evidence IEA];~go_function: GO:0004712 - protein serine/threonine/tyrosine kinase activity [Evidence IEA];~go_function: GO:0005524 - ATP binding [Evidence IEA];~go_process: GO:0006468 - protein phosphorylation [Evidence IEA];~go_process: GO:0007093 - mitotic cell cycle checkpoint [Evidence IEA];~go_process: GO:0051304 - chromosome separation [Evidence IEA]), which produces MASPNSLSTAHTTALHRQQSRQMSRASISRTGSRRTSPEIDNPLTRRSSAAVVSRQYSTGDSSDDEVPEPKFSASVKALLDEDDVNASPRLRNRNSNDHPRNMRVGSAASSNERRSRTTSPLDQSNGSPAPRVVRIGSALGSGSRSRREGSLLSSGENAEPEVESEAKNHSNDFITPGPRTRSVRINASRSHTRSPTSLSPSEKRSVSRSPLGEQSSAERLEDERKSRHEDYAPPVGTSSVLRSRNPEDIGMQSSLRVKRVGRLTGTFLNGPARRGVLRRQSEENQSPSYLSDSKESEGADPNAEYGYKSSVRASSPKVSWADPEPQQKSTDYRLASSGDGPFSRSSSPKSYASHSKSTPGSSSDASSKPSSSKEPIFKVPPPPTLPSARDQENEPPPTFKRAKPQGFNFLDKPEKLSVIYGDEKKDQEAPAGNSPRKILSNRSNNTPHRPAPPPPKMSVLETATATGGAATASQSRKKRNQVSINHKPFTRLDCIGRGGSSRVYRVMAENYKIFALKRVNLEDVDPTTLAGYKGEIDLLKKLENIDRVVRLFDWELNSDKHTLSVLMEIGESDLEKVLTYKLNAEDAMFDVNFTRYYWKEMLECVQAVHEHNIVHSDLKPANFLLVQGRLKLIDFGIANAIQDHTVNVHREQQVGTPNYMSPEALVDSNASLGLPASVGKIMKLGKPSDVWSLGCILYKMVYGQPPFAKISKYLERILAIPNPKVKIDFPAFGIGGVQVPPGLIRTLKQCLQRDQTLRPSISELLSQQDPFLYPDAQLEGAVPITQDVLGRILINVVNHCRVRGVPSDEELAAWPAGFFAKIKSALEENP; this is translated from the coding sequence ATGGCCTCGCCGAATTCTCTCTCCACCGCCCATACGACAgctctccatcgccaacagTCCCGACAGATGTCCCGCGCCTCTATCTCTCGCACTGGGTCCAGACGCACCTCCCCCGAAATCGACAACCCTCTCACTCGTCGAAGTAGCGCTGCAGTGGTTTCCAGACAGTACTCCACCGGCGATAGCTCCGATGACGAAGTTCCAGAACCGAAGTTCAGCGCGTCTGTCAAGGCTcttcttgacgaggatgacgtGAATGCTTCCCCTCGCCTACGAAATAGAAATTCAAATGACCACCCTCGAAATATGCGCGTGGGATCGGCTGCATCCAGTAATGAAAGGCGATCTCGAACCACCTCGCCACTGGATCAATCGAACGGCAGCCCTGCCCCGCGAGTAGTTCGCATAGGTTCTGCTCTGGGCAGCGGctcgagatcaagaaggGAGGGGTCTCTTCTGTCAAGCGGTGAAAATGCAGAGCCAGAGGTGGAATCTGAAGCAAAGAATCACTCGAACGATTTCATCACACCCGGCCCAAGAACGCGCAGCGTCCGGATCAATGCGTCGCGTAGTCACACGCGCTCTCCCACGTCCCTATCACCATCTGAAAAACGATCCGTCAGCCGCAGCCCTCTTGGTGAACAATCAAGTGCTGAACGCCTCGAAGACGAAAGAAAATCTAGACACGAGGACTATGCCCCGCCCGTTGGGACGTCCTCTGTACTTCGTTCTCGAAATCCAGAAGACATTGGCATGCAAAGTTCGTTGCGCGTGAAGAGAGTCGGCAGATTGACGGGTACATTTCTCAATGGGCCCGCGAGACGCGGCGTGCTGCGACGCCAGAGTGAGGAGAACCAATCTCCCAGCTATCTCTCCGACTCCAAAGAATCCGAAGGGGCAGACCCAAACGCTGAATATGGTTATAAAAGCAGCGTGAGAGCATCATCCCCCAAGGTATCCTGGGCGGATCCCGAACCACAACAAAAGAGCACAGATTACCGTCTCGCCTCGTCCGGTGATGGACCATTCTCTaggtcctcctcgccgaAATCATATGCATCACATTCCAAATCCACTCCAGGATCGTCTTCCGATGCGTCCTCAAAGCCATCAAGCTCAAAAGAGCCCATTTTCAAAGTACCTCCTCCCCCAACATTGCCATCCGCCCGTGATCAAGAGAATGAACCTCCACCAACATTTAAGCGAGCCAAGCCACAGGGTTTCAATTTCCTTGATAAACCGGAGAAGCTTTCCGTCATTTACGgagatgagaagaaggaccaggAAGCCCCAGCGGGTAATTCCCCCAGGAAGATCCTGTCTAACCGGAGCAACAACACCCCTCACAGACCGGCGccccctcctccaaagaTGTCTGTTCTAGAGACTGCCACTGCGACAGGAGGAGCAGCTACTGCATCCCAGTCTCGCAAGAAACGAAATCAGGTCTCGATCAATCACAAGCCGTTTACACGTTTGGATTGTATTGGTCGCGGAGGTAGCTCACGCGTCTACCGGGTTATGGCGGAGAACTACAAAATCTTCGCGCTAAAGCGTGTGAATCTGGAAGATGTTGACCCCACCACTTTGGCTGGCTACAAGGGCGAAATTGATCTTCTTAAGAAGCTAGAAAACATCGACCGCGTCGTACGACTGTTTGACTGGGAACTCAACTCGGACAAGCATACTCTTAGCGTACTGATGGAAATTGGGGAGTCGGACCTGGAGAAGGTTTTGACTTATAAATTGAATGCTGAGGACGCCATGTTTGACGTCAACTTCACCCGATACTACTGGAAGGAAATGTTGGAATGTGTCCAGGCGGTCCACGAGCACAACATTGTGCACTCCGATTTGAAGCCCGCtaatttcctcctcgtccaagGCCGACTCAAGCTTATTGACTTTGGAATTGCCAACGCTATCCAAGACCATACCGTCAATGTACACCGGGAACAGCAGGTTGGAACGCCAAACTACATGTCTCCTGAAGCGCTGGTCGACTCGAATGCGTCTCTTGGGTTGCCAGCAAGCGTTGGGAAGATTATGAAGCTCGGCAAGCCGAGCGATGTATGGAGTCTGGGCTGTATCTTGTACAAAATGGTCTACGGCCAGCCTCCCTTTGCCAAAATCTCCAAATACTTGGAGCGTATCCTGGCCATTCCGAATCCCAAGGTGAAAATCGATTTCCCAGCTTTCGGGATTGGCGGTGTCCAAGTCCCTCCAGGACTCATTCGAACATTGAAGCAATGTCTGCAGAGAGATCAGACCTTGCGGCCAAGCATCAGTGAACTCCTGAGCCAACAAGACCCATTCCTATATCCTGATGCGCAGCTTGAAGGTGCCGTCCCCATCACTCAGGATGTTTTGGGCAGGATTCTGATCAACGTGGTCAATCACTGTCGAGTTCGCGGAGTGCccagcgatgaggagctggCTGCCTGGCCCGCAGGTTTTTTTGCAAAGATTAAATCAGCCTTGGAAGAGAATCCCTAA
- a CDS encoding mitochondrial 54S ribosomal protein bL21m (COG:J;~EggNog:ENOG410PP2I;~InterPro:IPR028909,IPR036164;~PFAM:PF00829;~go_component: GO:0005840 - ribosome [Evidence IEA]) — protein sequence MFSRSALARAFALPLEQAARPSLTTSTTFRACLHQATTTSSSSSNTHPDEPLSATPRAQSSTPTQQPTQTITTTRTPLTRADVPLSKQSIAPTFNDPLTVTKSLLETLPQLANQKPHYISAHLHDRPYLVTEGDHLRLPFLMPNVQPGDVLRFNRASILGSRDFTLKGTPYVDERLFECRVRVMGVDSEPLRVKEKTKRRRRHVQKVTSKHRYTLLRVMEVKVKSVEELQKEGEIVVEDKE from the coding sequence ATGTTCTCCCGATCGGCACTGGCAAGGGCCTTTGCCCTTCCTCTCGAGCAAGCAGCCCGCCCGTCCCTCACAACCAGCACTACCTTCCGGGCCTGTCTGCACCAAGCAAcgacaacatcatcatcatcatccaacaCGCACCCCGACGAACCATTGAGCGCAACCCCTCGAGCTCAATCCTCAACCCCGACCCAACAACCAACCCAAACAATTACTACAACACGAACCCCTTTAACCCGCGCCGACGTGCCTCTTTCCAAACAATCCATCGCCCCAACTTTCAACGACCCCCTAACCGTGACAAAATCCCTCCTCGAGACACTGCCGCAACTCGCCAACCAGAAACCACACTACATAAGCGCGCACCTACATGACCGGCCCTACCTCGTAACGGAAGGAGACCACCTGCGCCTCCCCTTCCTTATGCCGAACGTGCAACCCGGCGACGTTCTGCGCTTTAACCGCGCATCTATCCTCGGTTCCCGCGATTTCACGCTCAAGGGGACGCCTTACGTCGATGAGCGACTGTTCGAGTGTCGGGTGCGGGTTATGGGCGTTGACTCGGAGCCGCTGCGGGTGAAGGAAAAGACGAAGAGGCGACGGAGGCACGTGCAGAAGGTCACGAGTAAGCACCGATATACGCTGCTGAGGGTGATGGAGGTGAAGGTTAAGTctgtggaggagctgcagaaggagggggagattgttgttgaagacAAGGAGTAA